A single uncultured Methanobrevibacter sp. DNA region contains:
- a CDS encoding nucleotide exchange factor GrpE, which translates to MANDNKESKKNEETKTLQEKYDELLEELDSKNEELAKLNEDLEKQSEETQEYISLSQRLQADFENFKKINEKQNKDIIKFANENLIKNILDSYEDLERALENSKTEKELRDGVELIYSKIKDILTKEGLEEIPAKGEKFDPFKHEALMVAKDENVENGYIIDELMKGYTLKGKVIKYSKVRVCKK; encoded by the coding sequence ATGGCTAATGATAACAAAGAAAGTAAGAAAAACGAAGAAACTAAAACTCTTCAAGAAAAATATGATGAACTTCTTGAAGAATTAGATTCAAAAAATGAAGAATTAGCTAAATTAAATGAAGACCTTGAAAAACAAAGCGAAGAAACTCAAGAGTATATTTCATTATCTCAAAGACTTCAAGCTGATTTCGAAAACTTCAAAAAAATTAATGAAAAACAAAATAAAGATATCATCAAATTTGCCAATGAAAATCTCATTAAAAATATTTTAGATAGTTATGAAGATTTAGAAAGAGCACTTGAAAATTCTAAAACTGAAAAAGAATTAAGAGATGGTGTTGAATTAATATACTCTAAAATAAAAGATATTTTAACTAAAGAAGGTTTAGAAGAAATTCCTGCTAAAGGAGAGAAATTTGATCCATTTAAACATGAAGCACTAATGGTTGCAAAAGATGAAAATGTAGAAAATGGATATATTATTGATGAATTGATGAAAGGATATACCTTAAAAGGTAAAGTTATCAAATACTCTAAAGTTAGAGTTTGTAAAAAATAA
- the gatB gene encoding Asp-tRNA(Asn)/Glu-tRNA(Gln) amidotransferase subunit GatB codes for MMCGLEIHVQLETESKLFCDCPTNYKEAPANSNICPVCLNQPGAKPHPTNEKAIENALMISLMLNCKIDKGFTYFMRKHYDYPDLPSGYQRTSVPIGYEGELNGVRIREIHMEEDPGQYKPDRGTVDFNRSGIPLIEIVTEPDIKSPEEARTFLKELIRVLQYSGGARGEGTMRADVNISIEGGNRVEMKNINSIKGAYKALKFELVRQKNLMKRGVEIKQETRAYLESQMITVGMRLKEDADDYRFIPDPDLPPMEISDSQIDSVLETMPEAPHNKVKRFTEEYGIDSESAKVLTSELDLAIAYEEVAKQVDSKFAAMWMRDELKRVLSYNKLDFADSGILVDDIVELLTMLQNKEITTKAGQRIIEHMPNNKQTPKAIAEELGLLGVVKDDEVIAAVKQAIEENPKAVNDYLEGQKSSLNFLVGQVMRLTRGKADPGETVKILKENIE; via the coding sequence ATGATGTGTGGACTTGAAATCCACGTACAATTAGAAACTGAATCAAAATTATTTTGTGATTGTCCAACAAACTATAAAGAAGCACCAGCAAACTCCAACATTTGTCCAGTTTGTTTAAACCAACCAGGTGCTAAACCACATCCAACAAATGAAAAAGCAATTGAAAATGCATTAATGATTTCTTTAATGCTTAATTGTAAAATCGATAAAGGTTTTACTTATTTCATGAGAAAACATTATGATTATCCGGATTTACCTTCCGGATATCAAAGAACTTCAGTACCAATAGGTTATGAAGGAGAATTAAATGGAGTTAGAATTAGAGAAATCCACATGGAAGAAGATCCAGGACAATATAAACCAGACAGAGGTACTGTTGACTTCAACCGTTCTGGAATTCCATTAATCGAGATTGTTACAGAACCAGATATAAAATCTCCAGAAGAAGCAAGGACTTTCTTAAAAGAACTTATTCGTGTATTACAATACAGCGGAGGAGCTCGTGGAGAAGGTACTATGAGAGCTGATGTAAACATTTCTATTGAAGGTGGAAACAGAGTAGAAATGAAAAACATCAATTCCATTAAAGGAGCTTACAAAGCATTGAAATTTGAACTTGTTAGACAAAAAAACCTTATGAAAAGAGGTGTTGAAATCAAACAAGAAACTCGTGCATACTTAGAATCTCAAATGATTACAGTAGGTATGAGATTAAAAGAAGATGCTGATGATTACAGATTCATTCCAGATCCAGATTTACCACCAATGGAAATTTCAGATTCACAAATTGACAGTGTTTTAGAAACAATGCCTGAAGCACCTCACAACAAAGTAAAAAGATTTACTGAAGAATATGGAATTGATTCAGAATCTGCAAAAGTATTGACTTCAGAACTTGATTTAGCAATAGCTTATGAAGAAGTAGCTAAACAAGTAGATTCCAAATTTGCTGCAATGTGGATGAGAGATGAACTTAAAAGAGTATTATCTTATAATAAACTTGATTTTGCAGATAGTGGCATATTAGTTGATGATATTGTAGAACTCTTAACTATGTTGCAAAATAAAGAAATAACAACCAAAGCAGGTCAAAGAATCATAGAACATATGCCAAATAATAAACAAACTCCAAAAGCAATAGCTGAAGAGTTAGGTTTACTTGGTGTTGTAAAAGATGATGAAGTAATAGCTGCTGTAAAACAAGCTATTGAAGAAAATCCTAAAGCTGTAAATGATTATTTAGAAGGACAAAAATCTTCACTTAACTTCCTTGTTGGTCAAGTTATGAGATTAACCAGAGGAAAAGCAGATCCGGGAGAAACTGTTAAAATCTTAAAAGAAAACATAGAATAA
- the hjc gene encoding Holliday junction resolvase Hjc gives MAKKGSAEERDLVHKLWERDFAAMRAPASGGATKKPLPDVVAGNGKLYLAIEVKTTTKDKIYIDYPQIDALCEFSEKFGAKPYIGIKFKYTKWLFLEPENTERTKSNNYKIEKDFALEHALEIDEITGIDRQMKF, from the coding sequence ATGGCTAAAAAAGGATCTGCTGAAGAAAGAGATTTAGTACATAAACTTTGGGAAAGAGATTTTGCAGCTATGAGGGCTCCTGCTTCTGGAGGAGCAACTAAAAAGCCTTTGCCTGATGTTGTAGCTGGAAATGGTAAATTATATTTAGCTATTGAGGTTAAAACAACAACCAAAGATAAAATTTACATTGATTATCCTCAAATTGATGCTTTATGTGAATTTTCTGAGAAGTTTGGAGCTAAACCGTATATTGGAATTAAATTTAAATATACTAAATGGTTATTTTTAGAACCTGAAAATACTGAACGTACTAAAAGTAATAATTATAAAATTGAAAAAGATTTTGCTTTAGAACATGCTTTAGAAATCGATGAAATCACTGGTATTGACAGGCAAATGAAATTTTAG
- the larB gene encoding nickel pincer cofactor biosynthesis protein LarB, translated as MREILEKLIKEEISLEECERLLKADTILEFDEVAKFDKSRSSRTGFPEAVFSPSKDYDDLLLIVQEYFNSDNPENLIITKLSCERYGKLVDDLDLTGFKFDYNKRAQILVIKNKEIPKTLGKVGIITAGTSDINIAEEARIIVEEGGCEAITSYDIGVAGIHRLFPQIAHMIKEGVEVLIVCAGMEGALPSVVAGLVDIPVIGVPTSIGYGVGEGGKVALNAMLQSCAPGIAVVNIDNGFGAGVFALTIIKR; from the coding sequence ATGAGAGAAATTCTTGAAAAATTAATCAAAGAAGAAATTAGTCTTGAAGAATGTGAAAGACTTTTAAAAGCAGATACTATTTTAGAATTTGATGAAGTTGCTAAATTTGATAAGTCACGTTCTTCAAGGACAGGTTTTCCAGAAGCAGTTTTTTCTCCAAGTAAGGATTATGATGATCTTTTGTTAATAGTTCAGGAATATTTTAATTCAGACAATCCTGAAAATCTAATTATAACTAAATTATCTTGTGAAAGATATGGAAAATTAGTTGATGATTTAGATTTAACTGGATTTAAATTTGATTATAATAAAAGAGCTCAGATTTTAGTTATTAAAAACAAGGAAATTCCTAAAACATTAGGTAAAGTTGGTATTATAACTGCTGGAACATCAGATATTAATATTGCAGAAGAAGCAAGAATAATTGTTGAAGAAGGTGGTTGTGAAGCTATTACTTCATATGATATTGGAGTAGCTGGAATTCATAGATTATTCCCTCAGATAGCACACATGATTAAAGAAGGTGTAGAAGTATTAATTGTTTGTGCAGGAATGGAAGGTGCTCTACCTTCAGTTGTAGCTGGTTTAGTTGATATTCCAGTTATTGGGGTGCCAACATCAATTGGTTATGGTGTAGGTGAAGGAGGAAAAGTTGCTTTAAATGCAATGCTTCAGTCATGTGCTCCGGGGATAGCTGTTGTAAATATTGATAATGGGTTCGGTGCAGGAGTATTTGCACTGACAATAATTAAAAGGTAG
- a CDS encoding MBL fold metallo-hydrolase: protein MNSKDIIWIPGFNLDSNCYLIDDMLVDTGAGDNKEYLFSKLKENGVDPEDIKLIVNTHCHFDHVNGNCFFPNAKIAIHEIDAKALRDEDNPDTVASHFGHKIKCHKVDIELKDGDKIKDFEVIHTPGHSKGAICLWDGENLISGDTVFGQGGIGRTDIGGSFSDLKNSVEKLKKLDVKTIYPGHGMVENNGKMSIEMSYSHF from the coding sequence ATGAATTCTAAAGATATTATATGGATTCCAGGTTTTAATTTAGATTCTAACTGTTATTTAATAGATGATATGTTGGTTGATACTGGAGCTGGAGATAATAAAGAATACCTTTTTTCTAAACTTAAAGAAAATGGTGTTGATCCTGAAGATATTAAGTTAATTGTTAATACTCATTGCCATTTTGATCATGTTAATGGTAATTGTTTTTTTCCTAATGCTAAAATAGCTATTCATGAAATTGATGCAAAAGCTTTAAGAGATGAGGATAATCCGGATACAGTAGCTAGTCATTTTGGACATAAAATTAAATGCCATAAAGTGGATATTGAACTGAAAGATGGGGATAAAATAAAAGATTTTGAAGTTATTCACACTCCAGGACATTCTAAAGGTGCAATATGTTTATGGGATGGTGAAAATTTAATCAGTGGAGATACTGTGTTTGGTCAAGGAGGTATTGGTCGAACAGATATTGGAGGTAGTTTTTCTGATTTAAAAAATTCTGTGGAAAAATTAAAAAAATTAGATGTTAAAACAATTTATCCGGGTCATGGAATGGTTGAAAATAATGGGAAAATGAGTATTGAAATGTCTTATTCTCATTTTTAA
- the hypF gene encoding carbamoyltransferase HypF, producing the protein MIAKKILTQGIVQGVGFRPYIYRLAKDLDLKGYVRNLGNVVEIILEGDNINLFIDRLPKELPPIAKIESMKIEDIPNKHYTDFTIMESSDEFSGVSVIPPDIAICDKCLDEIRNPTNRRYKYPFNACTDCGPRFTVINEVPYDRIRTSMEDFPLCDKCLEEYREPLNRRYHGEAICCGDCGPEMKIYKGLTEITTRNPIKIGAGKLKEGKILAIKGIGGTHLVVDAYNDKAIKKLRKRLNRENQAFAVMSKDLDTVKNYAKLSDNEVATITSNKRPIVVLKKNKNYNFPESLAPGLHNIGVMLPYSPMHYLLFDEGNIDTYVMTSANTPGEPMMITNEEILNLNNISDYSLIHNRRILNRCDDSVIRFRNGNLSFIRRSRGYTPEPYKINYEVNDLNVLSLGPELDVTFAIAKDNMVYPSQHIGNTNKIKTLDFMKEAIENMERITKINDFDMIACDLHPHFFTTKLAHEFSDKFDCDVVGVQHHHAHSVALANDYGLDEMIVIAADGVGYGSDGTSWGGEILYTNINNFERLGHLQPHKMPGGDIATKYPIRMLLSIIDDDELIKNYVNYFKYGEIEIKNIYKQIEKGINVGLTTSTGRVLDSISAALEICNERTYEGECSMKLESVAYYSKNDLEIPFEIKNNILNTREILREVVRLYQKGENKSDIANAAQKTLASGLSQLAIENADKKGVNVIGATGGVFYNEAITDTCKHYIEENGYQFIQHKNTCAGDGSVSLGQAIVAKTKKE; encoded by the coding sequence ATGATAGCAAAAAAGATTTTAACTCAAGGAATTGTTCAGGGAGTAGGATTTAGACCTTACATTTATAGACTTGCAAAAGACTTAGATTTAAAAGGTTATGTTAGGAATCTGGGAAATGTGGTTGAAATTATCCTTGAGGGTGACAATATTAATTTATTTATTGATAGGTTGCCAAAAGAATTACCTCCAATAGCTAAAATAGAATCTATGAAAATAGAAGACATTCCAAATAAACATTATACTGATTTTACAATAATGGAAAGTTCTGATGAATTTTCAGGAGTATCTGTAATACCTCCAGACATAGCTATCTGTGATAAATGTCTTGATGAAATTAGAAATCCTACCAATAGACGTTATAAATATCCATTTAATGCTTGTACGGATTGTGGACCTAGGTTTACAGTTATTAATGAAGTTCCATATGATAGAATTAGAACATCAATGGAAGACTTTCCATTATGTGATAAATGTCTTGAAGAGTATAGAGAACCTTTAAACAGACGTTATCATGGGGAAGCTATTTGTTGTGGTGATTGTGGGCCTGAAATGAAAATATATAAAGGTTTAACTGAAATTACCACCAGAAATCCAATTAAAATAGGTGCAGGTAAATTAAAAGAAGGAAAAATATTAGCTATCAAGGGGATTGGAGGAACACATTTAGTAGTTGATGCATATAATGATAAAGCTATTAAAAAATTAAGAAAACGTTTAAATCGTGAAAATCAAGCTTTTGCAGTTATGAGTAAAGATTTAGATACTGTTAAAAATTATGCTAAATTAAGTGATAATGAAGTAGCTACAATCACATCTAACAAAAGACCCATTGTAGTTTTAAAGAAAAATAAAAATTATAATTTTCCAGAATCTTTAGCTCCAGGATTACATAATATTGGAGTTATGTTACCTTACTCCCCAATGCATTATCTGCTTTTTGATGAAGGCAATATTGATACTTATGTAATGACTTCAGCAAATACTCCAGGAGAACCTATGATGATTACAAATGAAGAAATATTAAATTTAAACAATATTTCAGATTACTCATTAATTCATAATCGCAGAATATTAAACAGATGTGATGACTCAGTTATCAGATTTAGAAATGGTAATCTTTCATTTATTCGCAGATCCAGAGGTTATACTCCAGAACCTTACAAAATCAATTATGAAGTAAATGATTTGAATGTGCTTTCATTAGGTCCTGAACTTGATGTGACTTTTGCAATAGCTAAAGATAACATGGTTTATCCTTCACAGCATATTGGAAATACAAATAAAATAAAAACTTTAGATTTCATGAAAGAAGCTATTGAAAATATGGAAAGAATCACTAAAATAAATGACTTTGACATGATTGCATGTGATTTACATCCACATTTCTTTACAACAAAACTAGCTCATGAATTTAGTGACAAATTTGACTGTGATGTAGTAGGTGTGCAGCATCATCATGCACATAGTGTTGCATTAGCTAATGATTATGGTCTTGATGAAATGATTGTAATTGCAGCAGACGGTGTGGGTTATGGAAGTGATGGTACAAGCTGGGGAGGAGAAATATTATACACCAACATTAATAATTTTGAAAGATTAGGTCATTTACAGCCACATAAAATGCCTGGTGGAGATATAGCAACAAAATATCCTATCAGAATGCTTTTAAGTATTATCGATGATGACGAGTTAATCAAAAACTATGTTAATTATTTCAAATATGGTGAAATTGAAATTAAAAACATTTATAAACAAATAGAAAAAGGAATTAATGTTGGTTTAACAACAAGTACTGGAAGAGTTTTAGATTCAATATCTGCTGCTTTAGAAATATGTAATGAACGAACATATGAAGGAGAATGTTCAATGAAATTAGAATCTGTTGCATATTACTCTAAAAATGACTTGGAAATTCCATTTGAAATTAAAAACAACATATTAAACACTCGTGAAATCCTTCGTGAAGTTGTTAGATTATATCAAAAAGGAGAAAATAAGTCAGATATTGCAAATGCAGCTCAAAAGACACTGGCTAGTGGACTTTCACAATTAGCTATTGAAAATGCAGATAAAAAAGGAGTTAATGTTATTGGAGCTACAGGTGGAGTATTCTACAATGAAGCAATAACAGATACATGTAAACATTACATTGAAGAAAATGGATACCAATTTATCCAACATAAAAATACTTGTGCTGGAGATGGTTCTGTTTCATTAGGTCAAGCCATTGTAGCTAAAACAAAAAAAGAATAA
- the hisE gene encoding phosphoribosyl-ATP diphosphatase, with amino-acid sequence MASDEIIREVYKVLEERRDNPIDSYTSKIMQDSDKKAEDKILEKVAEECGEVLLAAKNDENLVYESVDLIFHTLLILVYKGIEIDEVFEEFARRRH; translated from the coding sequence ATGGCATCAGATGAAATTATTAGAGAAGTTTATAAAGTTTTAGAAGAAAGAAGAGACAATCCAATTGATTCATATACTTCCAAAATAATGCAAGATAGTGATAAAAAAGCAGAGGACAAAATACTTGAAAAAGTAGCTGAAGAATGTGGTGAAGTATTACTTGCTGCTAAAAATGATGAAAACTTAGTTTATGAATCTGTTGACTTAATCTTCCACACATTACTCATTCTTGTTTACAAAGGAATAGAAATAGATGAAGTATTTGAAGAATTTGCACGTAGAAGACATTAA
- a CDS encoding TrkA family potassium uptake protein — protein MYIIIMGGGRVGLNLANLLIEDGHDITLIESDESLCSEVAAELDALVICGNGTSSKLLEETNIEDADFFIATTGNDEANLLSCILVKKYNVPTIIARVSNPDHEEAFMEVGIDNVISPEVTAAGLLEKLVTRPNVADLITLGEGDAEIFDMTITNDKVIGKKIGEISPTKDYIIIATYQKGKLVIPQIDSVISRGEKVTVLVKRGAFKKVAKKLEK, from the coding sequence ATGTATATTATAATTATGGGTGGAGGTCGTGTAGGACTTAATCTTGCAAACCTATTAATTGAAGACGGCCATGACATTACATTAATCGAAAGTGACGAATCATTATGTTCAGAAGTAGCAGCTGAACTTGATGCACTTGTAATATGTGGAAATGGAACTAGTTCAAAATTATTAGAAGAAACAAACATTGAAGATGCAGATTTCTTCATAGCAACAACTGGAAATGATGAAGCAAACTTATTATCATGTATCCTAGTTAAAAAATACAATGTCCCAACAATCATCGCAAGAGTAAGTAATCCTGACCATGAAGAAGCATTTATGGAAGTTGGAATAGACAATGTAATTAGTCCAGAAGTTACTGCAGCAGGACTTTTAGAAAAACTTGTTACAAGACCAAATGTTGCAGATTTAATTACACTTGGTGAAGGAGATGCTGAAATCTTTGATATGACCATAACCAACGATAAAGTTATTGGAAAAAAAATAGGTGAAATATCTCCAACAAAAGATTATATTATAATAGCTACCTATCAAAAAGGTAAATTAGTGATTCCCCAAATAGATAGTGTTATAAGCCGTGGAGAAAAAGTTACAGTTCTTGTAAAAAGAGGAGCATTTAAAAAAGTAGCTAAAAAATTAGAAAAATAG
- a CDS encoding ArsR family transcriptional regulator has protein sequence MEDTNEIEKNKRNSKKSSPYSNSVSIIEINGDYGNPDYEIDKEDILDVMGCKTRRDIINLLREEPMFVSEISNELNIGQKAIIEHLRAMENIGILSSSYKKILRGRPRKYYDLDHEVNIHITINKNTFNVNFNEDILNTPQLPSGDEWSKLLDIEKRIDNGQTEAISELMNQIRLYENLKDRAEYILERTLKNK, from the coding sequence ATGGAAGATACAAACGAAATTGAAAAAAATAAAAGGAATTCTAAAAAAAGTAGTCCTTACTCTAATTCAGTATCTATCATTGAAATCAATGGTGATTATGGAAATCCAGATTATGAAATTGATAAAGAGGATATACTTGACGTAATGGGTTGTAAAACAAGAAGAGATATTATAAATCTTTTAAGGGAAGAACCTATGTTTGTAAGTGAAATTTCTAATGAACTTAACATAGGTCAAAAAGCGATTATAGAACACTTAAGAGCAATGGAAAACATTGGAATATTAAGTTCTTCATATAAAAAGATTCTTAGAGGTAGACCGCGTAAATATTATGATTTGGATCATGAAGTTAATATTCATATTACTATTAATAAGAATACATTTAATGTAAACTTTAATGAGGATATATTAAATACTCCACAATTGCCATCTGGTGATGAATGGTCTAAATTATTGGATATCGAAAAAAGAATTGATAATGGTCAAACAGAAGCTATTTCAGAACTTATGAATCAAATAAGATTATATGAAAATCTTAAAGATAGAGCAGAATATATCTTAGAAAGAACTCTTAAAAACAAATAA
- a CDS encoding GNAT family N-acetyltransferase, whose product MIYETFNPVKHDVRKVAKLIYDVDFRTFDMLFKNSDKAISTIEKQLRKEDSFDDTKVILDEDNNIIGLLIFWISKKPAFYHSLKTVSLKLLIVDILDYFVLCDVEKGDFHVAELAIDESQRGKGLGSKVLDDVISYAKKNNLKRVTLDADFRNNGAKSLYERIGFKEFNKKRVKIGSFERGMHNMELKL is encoded by the coding sequence TTGATTTATGAAACATTTAATCCAGTTAAACATGATGTGAGAAAAGTAGCTAAGTTAATTTATGATGTTGATTTTCGAACATTTGACATGCTCTTTAAAAATAGTGATAAAGCTATTTCAACTATTGAAAAACAGTTAAGAAAAGAAGATTCTTTTGATGATACGAAAGTTATTTTAGATGAAGATAATAATATTATTGGATTATTGATATTTTGGATTTCTAAAAAACCTGCATTTTACCATAGTTTAAAAACAGTTAGTTTAAAACTACTTATTGTAGATATTTTAGATTATTTTGTATTGTGTGATGTTGAAAAAGGAGATTTTCATGTTGCAGAATTAGCTATTGATGAGTCTCAAAGAGGAAAAGGGCTTGGAAGTAAAGTTTTAGATGATGTTATTAGTTATGCTAAAAAAAATAATTTAAAAAGAGTAACTCTTGATGCAGATTTTAGAAATAATGGTGCTAAATCTTTATATGAACGAATTGGATTTAAAGAATTTAATAAAAAAAGAGTTAAAATAGGAAGTTTTGAAAGAGGAATGCACAATATGGAACTTAAATTATAA
- a CDS encoding radical SAM protein, which translates to MIKMDLEMFDLIKKANETTLKKHGNKISLERAIFLSWWCDKGDCAFCYMSTQKDKIKNPSKARRNIHNIYAEAEMCKRLDWNIEFLSGGYESFTTLEIKEIATTIKNITGDSVWLNTGITDELEEYGDEVKGITGAVEVANPKLHQKICPSKSLDKISNMLDVAGDLGFQKAITVILGLGETLDDIDYLIDYIKDHKIDRVIFYSLNPHKETVYANSSQPASLYYAQVVSKIRLTFPDITIICGTWIDNLANIGILILSGTNGITKFPLFKMFGTKYGKRVEEEVKWSGRQLKGTFTDKNKLGNPKSEINPELDKFIKRYIKESLKNKY; encoded by the coding sequence ATGATTAAAATGGATTTAGAGATGTTTGATTTAATTAAAAAAGCAAATGAAACAACATTAAAGAAACACGGAAATAAAATAAGTTTAGAAAGAGCTATATTCTTATCATGGTGGTGTGATAAAGGAGACTGTGCCTTTTGTTACATGTCTACCCAAAAAGATAAAATTAAAAACCCTTCTAAAGCTAGACGTAACATACATAACATATATGCTGAAGCAGAGATGTGTAAACGTTTAGATTGGAATATTGAATTCCTTTCAGGAGGTTATGAGTCATTTACAACCCTAGAAATCAAAGAAATAGCAACAACCATAAAAAACATTACTGGAGACAGTGTTTGGCTAAATACAGGAATTACAGATGAGCTTGAGGAATATGGTGATGAAGTAAAAGGAATTACTGGAGCTGTTGAAGTAGCCAATCCAAAATTACATCAGAAAATATGTCCAAGTAAATCATTAGATAAAATAAGTAATATGTTAGATGTAGCTGGAGATTTAGGTTTTCAAAAAGCAATTACTGTAATCTTAGGTCTTGGTGAAACATTAGACGATATAGATTATTTAATAGATTATATTAAAGATCATAAAATTGACCGTGTAATATTTTATTCATTAAACCCTCATAAAGAAACTGTATATGCCAATAGCTCACAGCCTGCCTCTCTTTACTATGCTCAGGTAGTATCTAAAATAAGATTAACATTTCCAGATATTACTATAATATGTGGAACATGGATTGACAATCTAGCCAATATTGGAATTCTCATATTAAGTGGAACTAATGGAATAACCAAATTCCCACTATTTAAAATGTTTGGAACAAAATATGGAAAAAGAGTAGAAGAAGAAGTTAAATGGTCTGGACGCCAACTTAAAGGAACTTTTACAGATAAAAATAAACTAGGAAATCCAAAAAGTGAAATTAATCCAGAGCTAGATAAATTTATTAAAAGATATATAAAAGAATCTTTAAAAAACAAATATTAA
- a CDS encoding CBS domain-containing protein, with translation MTKSKSLVKDYMTKNVVTVSPETTTEEVIKLMKKSDHNSYPVVENNKLVGMVTAFDIVVKDWADKVSEIMSTKLVVANENLSINDASRVMFRRGISRMPVINEQGEIVGIITNTDMVRSHIERSTPNKVDYFKNTMDQLYGIKSTLKHMEVDTDKIRPTQDRVYADELEGRSYELKMGLAEPAIVVKTGDRWILVDGHHRTVAAKQLGCKTIDAYVIDLGKDIHLGLEKTADKAGIKTFDDIEIIDDDKHPLIAITESIQENEKSD, from the coding sequence ATGACTAAAAGCAAGTCATTAGTTAAAGATTATATGACTAAAAATGTTGTTACAGTTTCACCAGAAACTACAACAGAAGAAGTTATAAAATTAATGAAAAAAAGTGATCATAATAGCTACCCAGTAGTTGAAAACAACAAATTAGTAGGTATGGTAACTGCTTTTGATATTGTAGTTAAAGACTGGGCAGACAAAGTCTCAGAGATTATGAGTACTAAATTAGTAGTAGCTAATGAAAACTTAAGTATAAATGATGCTTCCAGAGTTATGTTTAGAAGAGGCATATCCCGAATGCCAGTTATTAATGAACAAGGAGAAATAGTTGGAATAATTACAAACACAGATATGGTGCGTTCACATATTGAACGTTCCACCCCAAACAAAGTAGATTACTTTAAAAATACCATGGATCAATTATATGGTATTAAAAGTACATTGAAACATATGGAAGTTGATACTGATAAAATAAGACCAACTCAAGATAGAGTTTATGCAGATGAACTTGAAGGCAGAAGCTATGAACTCAAAATGGGGTTAGCTGAACCTGCAATTGTTGTTAAAACTGGAGATAGATGGATTTTAGTAGATGGACATCACAGAACAGTAGCTGCAAAACAATTAGGATGTAAAACAATTGATGCATACGTCATTGATTTAGGAAAAGATATTCATTTAGGATTAGAAAAAACTGCAGATAAAGCAGGAATCAAAACATTTGACGATATTGAAATTATTGATGATGATAAACATCCATTAATAGCTATTACAGAAAGTATACAAGAAAATGAAAAAAGTGATTAG